A genomic region of Anaerobaca lacustris contains the following coding sequences:
- a CDS encoding aldo/keto reductase, producing the protein MKQQPSHTADINRDCSRRRFLGAALAGAGTLAAGSQWLSSAPAMAAGGKGAACDVVTLGKTGIKASRLAQGTGWNGSGRSSAHTRLGEKEFDRLVRHGLERGITLMDMADLYGSHAYVRHALAGASRDNIVYLSKIWPRTEYWNSASGGAKAEVDRFRRELNTDVVDICLIHCMTNADWPQQHERIRDELDELKSKGAVRAVGVSCHDFGALKVAAAHPWVDVILARINNVGREAAMDASVEEVVPVLKQARANGKVILGMKIFGAGKLTSPAQKDASLKFVFENNLVDAVTIGMLSTEEVDDTITRMSRALIA; encoded by the coding sequence ATGAAGCAGCAACCGTCACATACAGCAGATATCAATCGAGATTGCAGCCGCAGGCGATTCCTCGGTGCGGCGTTGGCCGGGGCCGGGACGCTGGCGGCCGGATCGCAGTGGCTCTCGTCGGCCCCGGCGATGGCGGCCGGCGGCAAAGGCGCCGCCTGCGACGTCGTGACGCTGGGCAAGACAGGCATCAAAGCATCTCGCCTGGCCCAGGGGACCGGCTGGAACGGCAGCGGCCGCTCCTCGGCGCACACCCGGCTGGGCGAGAAGGAGTTCGACCGGCTGGTCCGGCACGGCCTCGAACGCGGGATCACCCTGATGGATATGGCCGACCTCTATGGCTCCCACGCCTACGTTCGCCACGCCCTGGCCGGCGCTTCACGCGACAACATCGTCTATCTGAGCAAGATCTGGCCCCGGACCGAGTACTGGAACTCCGCCTCCGGCGGCGCCAAGGCCGAGGTGGATCGCTTCCGCAGGGAGCTCAATACCGACGTTGTCGACATCTGCCTGATCCATTGCATGACCAACGCGGACTGGCCCCAGCAGCATGAGCGCATCCGGGATGAACTCGACGAACTCAAGAGCAAGGGGGCGGTCCGGGCGGTGGGCGTCTCGTGCCACGACTTCGGCGCCCTGAAAGTCGCGGCGGCCCATCCGTGGGTGGACGTGATTTTGGCGCGGATCAACAACGTCGGCCGCGAGGCCGCGATGGATGCGTCGGTCGAAGAGGTCGTGCCCGTCCTCAAGCAGGCCCGCGCCAACGGCAAGGTGATCCTCGGTATGAAGATCTTCGGCGCCGGCAAACTCACCAGCCCCGCGCAGAAGGACGCGTCCTTGAAGTTCGTCTTCGAGAACAACCTGGTTGACGCCGTCACGATCGGTATGCTGAGCACCGAAGAGGTCGACGACACCATCACGAGGATGAGCAGGGCCCTCATCGCCTGA
- the proB gene encoding glutamate 5-kinase, whose protein sequence is MRDFSKTKRVVIKIGTHTLTKDAGIDAAYFRRMASQVASLLETGRQVVVITSGAIGMGAGQLHLAAKPKDMKMRQACAAIGQPLLMQEYRKAFLRHDITVAQVLLTAEVLSQRKTYLNLRNAIETLLGLGIVPILNENDSVSTAEIGTAFGDNDRLSALVASKIDADLLIMLTDIDALYDKDPHRHADAKPIPAVVEITDEIVRNAGGAVSRHATGGMKTKIEAARIASQAGCRMVLANGRARNVVTRIMAGEEIGTVFLPKRKLGNRARWILNSRAAGTVHIDDGAMRALRNHKSLLPSGVVSVEGDFQAGDVVLLNGAAKAVTSLSAAQLKTLAGKHSTEIKALLGPGHRDVVAIPEDIVFIDC, encoded by the coding sequence ATGAGAGATTTCAGCAAGACAAAACGGGTGGTCATCAAGATCGGCACGCACACGCTGACCAAGGACGCCGGCATCGACGCCGCCTACTTCCGTCGGATGGCCTCGCAGGTGGCCTCGCTGCTGGAGACGGGCCGACAGGTGGTCGTCATCACCTCCGGCGCTATCGGCATGGGGGCCGGACAACTGCATCTGGCCGCCAAGCCCAAGGACATGAAGATGCGCCAGGCCTGCGCCGCCATCGGCCAACCGTTGCTGATGCAGGAGTACCGCAAGGCCTTCCTCCGTCACGACATCACGGTGGCCCAGGTGCTGCTGACGGCCGAGGTGCTCAGCCAGCGCAAGACGTACCTGAACCTGCGCAACGCGATCGAGACGCTGCTGGGCCTGGGCATCGTCCCGATCCTCAACGAGAACGACAGCGTCAGCACCGCGGAGATCGGCACGGCGTTCGGCGACAATGACCGGCTCAGCGCCCTGGTGGCCAGCAAGATCGACGCGGACCTGCTGATCATGCTGACCGATATCGACGCGCTCTACGACAAGGACCCGCACCGCCACGCGGACGCCAAGCCGATCCCGGCGGTCGTCGAGATCACCGACGAAATCGTCCGCAACGCCGGTGGGGCCGTCAGCCGGCACGCCACCGGCGGGATGAAGACCAAGATCGAAGCGGCGCGGATCGCCTCGCAGGCGGGCTGCCGCATGGTCCTGGCCAACGGCCGGGCCCGGAACGTGGTCACGCGGATCATGGCGGGCGAAGAGATCGGCACGGTCTTTCTACCCAAACGCAAGCTGGGCAACCGCGCGCGGTGGATCCTCAACAGCCGAGCCGCCGGAACGGTGCATATCGACGACGGAGCGATGCGGGCCCTGCGCAATCACAAGAGCCTGCTGCCATCGGGCGTCGTCTCGGTCGAGGGCGATTTCCAGGCCGGCGACGTCGTCCTGCTCAACGGCGCCGCCAAGGCCGTCACGAGCCTGTCCGCCGCCCAGCTCAAAACGCTGGCGGGCAAGCACAGCACGGAGATCAAGGCCCTGCTCGGCCCCGGCCACCGCGACGTCGTCGCCATCCCCGAGGACATCGTCTTCATCGATTGTTGA